A window of Epinephelus lanceolatus isolate andai-2023 chromosome 3, ASM4190304v1, whole genome shotgun sequence genomic DNA:
gggagcaaaaacaaaagtgttgcgtttatatttttgttgagTGTATAAAGAAACTTAGTTTTTCTCTCATCCCTCTATGATTCAGTCATTGATTTAGGACTAGGTTTAccaacagcaaaacatccttttacaaactctcaccgaactcgtgcagtataatcaaagtctcacttgtttatttaacctttatttaaccaggaagtcccattcaGACTGAAAATCTCTTTCACAAGAGACACCTGGTCAaggcagcagccaatcaaaacacatttaaaatgcaacatatccAACATATAATCCAAATatccacaataaaaacaactactagtggcctctcaagaaaaacaagcacatgtttctgtcaccacattctttatgatgcctttaaatccatcaatggatttaagggtttctaattttagatgtttctgaagattgttccatgtccaagctgcagagtaggagaatgcagttttcccAGGTGCTGTTAAAGTTCAGGGAACATTCAGAAGCAACCACCTGAAGGAGCGTAGCTGGTAACTGgcagagctgacacacataAGGGAGCAGAGGTAAACCAGGAGTTTGCCCAatattgctttatagataaaaatatacacCAGTGCTGCTGTCTGTGAGTGGTCAGTGACGTCCAACCCACCAAAGcataaagaatgcagtgatgacTGCGGGACTTTGTATTTGTAATGCACTGtttgctcagtacttctcaaacatGTGCATTTtcacgaaaaaaaaaacacctcactATTTATAACTGAACTGAAACATATGCTCTCTTCAGAGCCCACTAAGggtctttttttttagtgaaactgcatgtgtttggaaagtactgagcacacgactggataaatgagacttggattatactgcacgagttaaTCACTGTCAGTTAGTAatggtgttttcacatatagtccCTTTTAAACAAACAGAACTCAGGCCTCTTAAAGTGAACCAAAAAGTGGACCGACAGAAAACGGACTCAGTTATTTTTGTGATCACTTTGTCAGCTCATTTAAAAAGGGGACTCAGTTCCCCTTCAGGTCAACctcagctctgatggggcctcagtcctATTTCTGTTCACACTACAGGCTATAAATATGTTGACATAgttgtgtttttactttgatgtgGCACTGCAGTGCGGTTATGAAGCCCCTCACTTTCAGATGAACTTGAAATTGGGGGTAAACCTCAgagtttctgtgctgtagactgttggcgtttgatgtattctaccttccacatctggagacgtgcagtatcttccaTGGATCAAACTACTCCTTGTGCTGCATCCTTGCAAGCTTTACAGGCTGACATGGTTTCATCTGTTTTTCCAAGCgtcccagtgcaacagcatgtgatctagagggctaaatacaatggcaaagagcaaGCCTGGAGCACTTTGTGTTCACCAGGAGCGGGTTAAGTGAACCGCACCACAGACTTGAAGCGAGCCAAACTCAGACCACCACAgttcagaggggtctgagttctcttaGTGTGATGACATAGgcgcaaaaaatgctgagtcacagcTCTGAGTCCATTTAGAGGGCCATGTGTGGAAACCCCTCAGTCAATACGTCCCCTGTTttccgtggaggcatgcgagaacagtttccttcacaaattcaaagtaacacagcatgactaatccatttacaaatggtcattttgtgggtgaagtactCCATTTAACTGAGGGTTATTTCAACATATCTTACAGACttgtagattaaaaaaataatcactgaaataatcattagttgcagctttGGTTTgatgttttcaaaaatgtcagtgtgtgagGCTATAGGGTGATATATGGTATTAAGTACAGGCAAATAAACATCTTATATGTCACTAGCTAAAATATAAGTTTCTTGGGAGGTTTACAAAAagcacaaaacacaagcagaacagtaacaacaatacaaaaaccaaaatacaataaaaacagtaataacGTAAGATATAATAGCAAGtactgtaaaacttaaattagtagcctgggctattaattgaTTCAGTTACtaaaatcaacaggcctatatttgggacaggcctttaattcctttcacacaaaactgttgctcagcaaagatgggaaatacaatcaaattgttcatataaaccagtatgaatattattcGTTTAAAAATTAgacttcagataatatatcaatcatgaatcattcatttgatctagctctgacagagGGAGATAGTGTTACGGCACTCAAGGATTACAGCACCCagcataccaacacaacaccattttatcctgttaaaacaatactcacaacttggattaattttcatgaaaaacccctttgattcttttgatctggggacccttacggactaaaggaatatgaataacttacagggtaatggaggaatggacacataatttgaggtagacAACAACCCGGTTTTAGACTTTAAAAgtaactgcttggcaaccagaccaggcgtctaactGAGACAGGCGTTCGTTTGTCGCACCGGGCttgtaaaagggactgggtgtttaattgaagttttagggTACATAAATCAATTGAATTGGATCATCTATAAAAGAAAGCTGTAAACTTTTCCAAAATTTATTGACAAATACAGGAAGTGTGCCTTTTGGCATCTTTTTCATGACTAAAATTACCTGTTGGAATATTTTAAAAGCCTCAGGTCTCAATCATACCAACAGTCTGAGAGTGGTACAAGAATTTCCCTGAGTACTCAAAGCTGGAAACACAAATGGGCATCAGGAGCGAAACAAAATAAGTGCTGTGTTTCTCGGAAATATGTGGTCAAAATGTACAACAGTGGCCAGCATGACAAGCATAGATTTACTATACTGTTTAATTGACACTATCCTTACAGGCCAAGCTTTATTTAACATTATGAGCCTATACATTTAATAATGGTAAatgtcattgaaaaaaaaaaaaaccctgttaaGAGTTTGTTGAGAACACATCACCACCTCATGCCTCATGCCACTATTACAATGACCTGATTTTACCATTGACTCCCACTAGATGGCGGTGTTTATTAATAATACATTCTGTAGGTCTATTTTCCATTGTATAAATTCCTCTTTTATTCATGAGTTTCATTCCCTGCCAtatacaacaataaaatgagtcatttcaaaGCATGTCGTCAGCAGCTTTTAATCGCTGAAAACTTTACACAAGCATAAAAGGCAGTATTTGATATTTACACAGTAATACTTTCAAAAAAATACTTTATACATtgcgcacacattcacacacagaccACTGGATTATTTGCGCCTAACAAATCAACACTACCAACCAAAAAACTCAGATATTCATCCTCTAATAAAACCTAAAAATCCAACGTGTGCCACTCATCAAACAACAGGATGAAGATGCAAACTCAAAACATTAAAGTTTATATGAAATATGAAAGTCTGGGAGTAGAAAAATATTAGTTTAACCATAGTGGGGTAGAAAAGTATGCAGTGGTTCAAGTACAAAAAGGTTACTAAGAGTATTAAAATGTTGAACAGGAAGAGAATATAGCCAGCTATCTCTCGTTTTTGCTTGAGAAAACGGTAGGAATAcaaaacattattttgtctttgaACATCACACTACACACATGGGAATCACAGCTTCACTCAGTGTGCATCAATCAGTAACTGTTTCTGTGGAACTATGACAGAAAAGAGTTGTTATTATGGGATGCAGATACCTCGTTTAGGAAGACTTGAACTTCCCCCAAACATCTCTTTTTATTTACCTTATTGACTTTGATCAGCTAAGCAGTGAAGGCCTTTGACCCTTGTGACGTCACTTGTTCCTCTTTAGGAGTTTTTAATAGTCCTAAACAAACAACTGCTGATGATTTGAGTGAGGAATGCCCCGTGACGACAGCAGAAACAGATTCCAGCTACTACcagaagagaaaaggaaaatgtCTTAAACTCACCCCCGTTGAAGGATTTAACAGGAAGCCACATCTGCCAGTAATTTGTTTAGTCAATCATTGTTAATCCTGGATTGAAAGCTGCTAGTTTTCACTCTAACTGTGTGATTAGTGATTCCTTTACACCTTGGACACCAGCTAAGTGCAATTAATGAGGTGACagcaaaggaaaaaacacaccaCTTCAACACTGACCACAAGAGGGTGCCAAATACTCACTAAGTGTAAAATGAATGGGAGTCAATGGATGAAAAACATATACTTCTTCACAAAATCACTACAATTTAAGGGACTTTTTTTTCCGCTGTATTTGCTTACTTCTGTGTCTGTACCAGGTATAAATGTGTGCCCAGCTCAGAGAACATGGCCAACATGTGATTTAGCCACTTAAAGATGTGCTTTCAAAAAAAAATGGTGGCCTCACTGATGAATGTAACTTCAGTGTTTTGGGGCAAATCACCTTTCAGAAAATGAAAATCCATAAGAATTATAATTGTAGAGATTTTAGCCAGCAGATATGCTATAGAttgcctattttttttttaaaaaaaaaatttgggcTTTTTTTCTAACAATGAACCAATGGAAAAGAGAGGAAGTGGTGTGTTCTCTGAGGCCAGGGAAACATCTTCGCTATAGTCTAGAGAGGAATCTATAAACCTTGTGTGACAACTGGAAAGAGATAATCAGATAATCAGACAGAGCTCAACTAAACTTTTTCTTCAACAGTGACACATgcagttatttgttttttttccttcctagCACTGCAGCTTGCGGATGCTGCGGGAAATCCTCTTAAACTCTCTCTGTCCCTTCTGCCAGCGCTTCAGTGAGGTGATAACCAGATGGCCGTCCATCTTCTGGCCTATGACCAGGTAGGCGGCGTGGATGTCGTTCATCTCCTCGCAGATGCACTGCAGGCCGTCCTTCAGCCACAGCACCGTCTTCCTCAGGTCGCGCTCCGTCACGCCGTTCAGCTTGTAAATGGTCTTGCTCTTGTTCTCCGGCACTATCTTGGTGTCACCGTTGATGTAGGAGATCTCCTTGACTTTGATTTTCAGAGCTTGATGCAAACAGGGGAGAAAAAAGAGGgatttgtttttacaaaaactGTACTGGGGAAATCCTGGCCACAATAACCATTTGTTCCTTGGACTTTCTACAAATGAAACACTTTTAACAGTGACATTTTTCCTGAAATTGCCTGGAACCTCTCATGACCTCTTGGGGCCCCTGAGCTTCCTTTAGGAGCCTACTGCTATGATGAAATCGGTGTGGACTTCAAGTGTACAGGTTTGgtttcaacattttttggaGACACGTGAAATGAGGTGTTTGGGTCCTCTGCCAGAagattttgagcatcaaacacttaatttattGTATTCTGTTTAATTTTTCTGCACCATATATGGTGGAAATGGCTTttatgttgtcaaaataaaactcctctgctactttcatgcttttattgttGGGGCAAATGCACATTTTCTAAATTTTGGAGGGTGTCCCCCGTGCCCCCGCCCCCCTGCCATGTAATCTACACCCATGGTGGACTTACCAAAGTCATTCTTACACAGGTTGTCAACAATTTCGTTGTCATTTTCATCCGTTTCCTTGCAAGCATCACACACTCTGGGCACTACAAGAGAAATCAGACAATATAAATATTACATGATCTGCCATAATTcaacagaaaatgtaaaaaaaaaagtccacccAAGTGGGTTCTGGTGCAGATGAGTGGATATGCTAAATAGAAAATCATGCTGAGCACATGCACTTTATGATGCAGTCCCACTAAATCAATGTGACATGTTTGCACAGTGAGCTACTTGGTGATGGTTAATGTGCAACATAAAATACAGTGTAACGAAACTTTACCTTCTTTGGTGACGGGCACAAAGTTCTCGATGCCTGCAGGTGGTATGCACAAGTCATTGTCGAGTGGAAAGCGGTCACAGTCCAGCATCTTTGGCCAGGGGAAGCCAAACGCGGACATGACGGGCGCGCAGCCGTTCTTGACGCTCTCGCACAGAGACCTGCACGGCTGTATGGGCTCGTCCAAATCGTCCAGGCAGACGGGCGCAAAAAGGGAGCAGAGGAACTTTCTCGTGTCGGGGTGACACTGCTTCTGAACCAGCGGGATCCAAGACGAAGCTTGCTGCAGAACTTCATTCATGGTTTCGTGTCCGAGCAGGTTCGGGAGGCGCATATCTGTGTACTCTATATCGTGGCACAGGAGCAGGTTTGCAGGAATTGGCTTGCAGTTATTCTTTTTGTAGAATAAATCATGCTGGCCGAAATTGTACAATCCGTGGATAGCTTCCATGCAGGGTATCATCATCACCCACAACACTGTCACTGCCGCAATAAAGGCCCTCATTTTTTCTGTGCGTAAAAACCTGCAGAGTATAAACGCTTATTCAGGGGCTGTTGTGCATCAGCCGGCGTGCATGGAGCCTCTGTCAGTGACCAGCTCCTACTGTAACAAGAGGTTTTCTTCCAGACATGTCTGGGAGGAGTCTGTACATTGTGCGTAAAGACCGCGTCTTCATTCAGCACTTGGTTTCCCCATATCAGGTGGACAAATGTGTCTCCCCAGTCCAATAAAAGCCCAAATTTTCACTTGTTGCTCCTCTGAGCCTGACAGACATTTTTGATTTCTAATTATAGCTCATAGTATTTTATCACCAGTCGTTTTCTTCACAATCCCCCCCTCTATTTCATCTCCTGCCCTTCATGGAAATCATAACAAAACCTGTCTGACAGCTTTTCCTCATTACGCCCAAATCAACAGAAATATATCCTGAGTGATCCCCTAACTTGCAGTTTTGAGACCCATGCTGTAAATAGTTTGGAAATGTTGTCAGTAGGGGCATTTAGCTCAGCTCAGTGGAGCGTTAATTTTCCATCATTAGGAGTTCAGTGGTGAAATCCTCTGGGTGGGTCTGCAGGTTCATACCACATGGTGATATATTGTTTGCCCTGGTGTGAGAAGCAGACCACCACTCAGCGCACCCAGGGGTGAAACCAAATCTGCCTCCTCCCTGCACTATACAGCTCTGGCTCCTATCCGCTCTCAGGCCCCCTTGAGCTACAGTCTGGTGTGCAGACAGCAGTGTGGTTCGTCTCAGGCCTGACCTTCCTCTTGCTCTCTCAGAAGCTGAAATGAGTGAACGCTTAAATCTCACATCTGATGTTTGTGGAATTTCTAGCtaaaagggtcagttcacccaaattacagaAGCATATTTTCCCACTTACCATGTGGTCTCTAGATATTAAGACATTTTTGGTTTCACTTGCCTTGATTTAGACATGTGTCACAGAGTCTTCTGCTGTCACTCCCTAATACAGATGAGGTAAACCGAATCTTGCTTGTGGTGCTGAAAAATCAGttacaacatgtttttttgttcccAGAATCAAGTCATAAGTATTAATCTATATTAAAAATCTTCTAGTGTGCAAAGTACCATGTGTTAAATCCTGTATTGTCACAATTCGGTCTCTCAgatcctcctcagctgctcatTCAAGTCATTCAATAAGCCAGTGAGTCACATATTTCAAGGGGTCGGAAAAAGTATTTGAATAGAAAACACAGTTGtagtttattttctttcaatTAAACCCGTCATTAAGGTTTATAGCTCTAGGtgtgccaatttttttttttttttttttttttttttttttttttttttagcagaacTTAACAAAGACGTTATTTTGGAAGGAGTTCCCACTTCCTTTACTTACCGTACGAAAACAAGCCAGGACATATGAAAACGATTTTGTGAACGTGACAtgtataaatattgttttatgaATAAAGTGCTGCACCCTTAAATGAGGTGTTtgattgttttgctgctgtagaTACGGAGGTGTTTCCCATCTCCTTAACAAAGGAGTCTGAATCAAATTAGATGCCTCATACTGACTCATGAATCCACATTAATGACTAGTGACAGTCACTGTAAATATGTATTGCTCACTTCCAGAAACTGACTACTGCACACAAAAGCAAAGCTATAGCAGTAACAGTGCATGTTGGAACTGCTACGGCTGCAGGCTACAGGGACACTGCCTTCCAGTATGACTTGGAATATTTGCTCTTCATATTTAAACAATCAGTACACCCaaatttaaaagtaaaagttttgTGACTTACCTGTAGTTGTATCAAGCCATGCGGACAGTTGTAGTTATATTTGCAGGGGTTATAAGATAAAGGCCTACATGTCTCAAAGTCTGCCACCACTCCACAACAAGGTGAAGTTGGAGGTGAATAACAGCAACAACTCTTCagaagcaacacattctcacttcgacCTAATCACATATTGAGGTTTGGTTTCCACGTCTGCATACAAtgtacaaggtaccctgggtgtgttggttgttgacgttcttggaTGTTGTGTCAAGTTatacctgttacatgcattgtcttctttcaaaatacacttcc
This region includes:
- the sfrp2 gene encoding secreted frizzled-related protein 2; translation: MRAFIAAVTVLWVMMIPCMEAIHGLYNFGQHDLFYKKNNCKPIPANLLLCHDIEYTDMRLPNLLGHETMNEVLQQASSWIPLVQKQCHPDTRKFLCSLFAPVCLDDLDEPIQPCRSLCESVKNGCAPVMSAFGFPWPKMLDCDRFPLDNDLCIPPAGIENFVPVTKEVPRVCDACKETDENDNEIVDNLCKNDFALKIKVKEISYINGDTKIVPENKSKTIYKLNGVTERDLRKTVLWLKDGLQCICEEMNDIHAAYLVIGQKMDGHLVITSLKRWQKGQREFKRISRSIRKLQC